In Papaver somniferum cultivar HN1 chromosome 1, ASM357369v1, whole genome shotgun sequence, a genomic segment contains:
- the LOC113276609 gene encoding probable serine/threonine-protein kinase SIS8 produces the protein MEETREDSGSVEAGTSGAAWWSSNFMEKFRSVSLASQDETLSSEDSRCYGEQDEVSSQTESQILWRTGTFSGPLCNGFYSVIPENIYKELFDNIPSPDELYALGVEGLRAEIILVDTEKDKKLCMLKNLIVALAKGLNSNPPALIKKIAGLVSDFYKRPTSEPSPSKAAADEISHFSENRGVQLLGQIRNGSCRARSILFKVLADTVGLESRLMVGLPNDGAIQHTDSYKHMSVLVVLNSVELLVDLVRFPGKLIPCSTRAVLMSHISAAGESDSAENDSCDSPLEPNSPLYGFSERAEIDSAEQDETLQSLRQRRLEASSNALGPSLRNIMMRPTNSIDRSLSISHSEPNIANTFWRRSRRKVIAEQRTASSSPEHPLLRARGRSMLGGHRQSFRDYADDMNSATSYRSEGAPTLESRRMRRRSISFTPEIGDDIVRAVRAMNEKLKQQRLLKEQGDEGSASYSTENNASLQNVSNFDADGNDEVSVGSPAPYDICRKQFSSQKAISLPSSPHQFRGQSSDRSEPTTMVRNPRLISTWNKVLESSKFQNNPVLPFHEWNIDFSELTVGIRVGIGFFGEVFRGIWNGTDVAIKIFLEQDLTTENMEDFCNEISILSRLRHPNVILFLGACMNLSHLSFVTEYMEMGSLYYLIHMSGQKKKLSWRKRLKMMCDITRGLMCIHRMKIVHRDLKSANCLVNKHWTVKICDFGLSRVMTEVPMRDSASAGTPEWMAPELIRNEPFTEKCDVFSLGVIIWELCTLNRPWEGIPSMQVVYAVANEGSRLEIPEGPLSKLIADCWAEPDDRPNCEEILSRLVSCELMEC, from the exons ATGGAAGAAACACGAGAAGATTCAGGGTCAGTGGAAGCTGGGACTTCTGGCGCCGCTTGGTGGTCATCAAATTTCATGGAAAAATTCAGGTCCGTCTCTCTGGCTTCTCAAGATGAGACTCTGAGCAGTGAAGATTCAAGGTGCTATGGAGAACAGGATGAGGTGTCATCTCAGACGGAATCACAGATTTTATGGAGAACTGGAACATTTTCTGGACCACTTTGTAACGGTTTCTACTCTGTCATTCCG GAAAATATATATAAGGAGCTATTTGACAATATTCCTTCTCCAGATGAGCTTTATGCTTTGGGAGTTGAGGGTCTTAGAGCTGAAATCATTCTTGTAGATACAGAAAAGGATAAGAAGCTTTGTATGCTAAAGAACCTTATCGTGGCGCTGGCTAAAGGATTGAATTCGAATCCCCCTGCATTAATTAAAAAGATTGCTGGGTTG gtttctgatttttataaacgaCCAACTTCTGAACCAAGTCCATCAAAGGCTGCAGCTGATGAAATCTCTCATTTCTCAGAGAATCGAGGTGTTCAGCTACTGGGGCAGATTAGGAATGGTTCATGCCGAGCTCGTTCAATATTGTTCAAAGTTCTTGCAGACACTGTAGGTCTTGAGAGCAGACTCATGGTG GGTCTGCCTAACGATGGAGCTATTCAACACACAGACTCATACAAGCATATGTCAGTGCTAGTTGTTCTGAATTCAGTAGAACTACTGGTCGATCTCGTTCGTTTTCCTGGCAAACTAATACCTTGCTCGACTAGGGCCGTACTTATGTCTCATATTTCTGCTGCTGGGGAGAGTGATTCTGCAGAGAATGACTCCTGTGATTCACCCCTTGAACCAAATAGCCCTTTGTATGGGTTTTCTGAAAGAGCTGAAATAGATAG TGCTGAGCAAGATGAAACCCTTCAATCTTTACGCCAGCGCAGGCTAGAAGCATCTTCAAATGCATTAGGTCCTTCATTACGAAATATAATGATGCGACCTACAAACTCAATCGACAGATCATTAAG CATATCTCATAGTGAACCCAATATTGCTAACACGTTCTGGAGACGCAGTCGGAGAAAAGTCATTGCTGAGCAACGGACGGCTAGTTCAAG TCCAGAGCATCCTTTGCTTCGAGCACGTGGACGCTCTATGCTTGGTGGCCACAGACAATCATTTAGGGACTATGCTGATGACATGAATTCTGCAACAAG TTACAGGTCAGAAGGAGCACCTACGTTAGAATCTCGAAGAATGAGGAGGCGGAGCATTAGTTTTACTCCAGAGATTGGTGATGATATTGTAAG GGCTGTGCGAGCAATGAATGAAAAACTCAAACAACAGCGTCTTTTGAAAGAACAAGGTGATGAAGGATCAGCTTCTTATTCTACAGAGAACAATGCTAGTCTTCAAAAC GTATCAAATTTCGATGCAGATGGCAATGACGAAGTTTCCGTTGGAAGTCCTGCCCCTTACGATATTTGTAGGAAGCAATTCAGTTCCCAGAAGGCAATATCACTACCCTCGTCACCTCACCAATTCAGGGGTCAGTCATCCGACAGAAGTGAGCCTACCACCATGGTTAGAAATCCCAGATTGATCTCGACATGGAACAAAGTGTTAGAATCCTCAAAGTTTCAAAACAATCCCGTGTTGCCTTTTCATGAATGGAATATTGATTTCTCGGAATTAACTGTTGGAATTCGTGTTGGGAttg GATTCTTTGGGGAAGTTTTTCGTGGAATTTGGAATGGAACTGATGTTGCAATCAAGATTTTCCTAGAGCAAGATTtgacaacagaaaatatggaggaCTTCTGCAATGAAATTTCGATTCTAAG CCGGCTTCGACATCCGAATG TAATCCTGTTCCTGGGGGCATGCATGAATCTTAGTCATTTATCATTTGTTACCGAGTACATGGAGATGGGATCTCTTTATTATTTGATCCACATGAGTGGCCAGAAGAAGAAACTTAGCTGGCGTAAGAGGTTGAAGATGATGTGCGACATAACCAG GGGGTTGATGTGCATACACCGAATGAAAATCGTTCACCGTGATCTAAAAAGTGCAAATTGCCTTGTAAACAAACACTGGACtgttaagatttgtgatttcgGGCTGTCACGAGTAATGACAGAAGTTCCAATGAGAGATTCAGCATCTGCAGGAACTCCAGAATGGATGGCTCCCGAACTCATCCGCAATGAACCTTTCACAGAGAAATGTGATGTCTTTAGCCTCGGCGTGATAATTTGGGAGCTGTGCACCCTAAATAGGCCATGGGAGGGAATACCATCAATGCAA GTTGTTTATGCAGTTGCTAATGAGGGATCACGTCTAGAGATTCCTGAAGGTCCCCTCAGCAAGTTGATTGCAG ATTGCTGGGCCGAACCAGATGATAGGCCGAACTGCGAGGAAATCCTTTCTCGCTTGGTTAGCTGTGAGCTCATGGAGTGCTGA
- the LOC113276618 gene encoding F-box/LRR-repeat MAX2 homolog A-like, with product MGSLMLNGNSSNLHSNTHLYDLPDVILSTVFSLVQDTRTRNSMSLVCKKWCCLERSTRISLTLRGNVRDLFMIPNCFKSVTNLDLSLLSPWGHSFLDSSPYPSLLPHLLRQAFPLVTNLTIYSRNPSTLQYLAPEWPNLSHVKLVRWHQRSPSPIGSDFLPLFQTCASLNSLDLSNFYCWTEDLPQALQAYPVVSSSLTKLDLLTCSSAEGFKSHELLAISVACPNLRHLLAGCMFDPRYIDFVGDDALQGVATNCPKLTHLHLVDTSSLSNVRVDPEHDGYTAEDARISPLTLEQVFTGLPLLEDCVLDVCHNVRNPGVALEVLNSKCKRLKSLKLGQFHEICRAVEHKLDGIALCQGLETLCIRNSADLNDSGMMAISRGCQKLVKFEITGCKMVTETGLRNLVGMLRKTLVDVKISSCKNIDAACALWALEPIQDKIQRLHIDCIWEEESEEQVVNGGGNLAEECRRGYSSTKMTLDCNGEGNSKTELKYTNGEECSGGNSSLKRSLNCDDGGGNKKKKLKYTNENYWERSWSRLKYLSLWIAVGDLLTPLISAGLEDCPSLEEIVIRVEGDCRRRGRPKEAAFGLASLAQFPQLVKMKLDCGDTIGYALTAPTGQMDLSLWERFYLNGISYLNLNELDYWPPQDRDVNQRSLSLPAAGLLQECATIRKLFIHGTAHEHWLSFLLRIANLRDVQLREDYYPAPEDDMSTEMRVHSCSRFEDALNARRILD from the coding sequence atGGGTTCTTTGATGTTAAACGGAAACAGCAGTAATCTTCACAGCAACACCCATTTATACGATTTACCGGATGTAATCCTCTCGACTGTATTCTCACTAGTCCAAGACACCCGAACAAGAAACTCCATGTCTTTGGTTTGCAAGAAATGGTGTTGTCTTGAAAGAAGTACAAGAATTTCACTAACCCTTCGTGGTAATGTTCGTGATTTGTTCATGATACCGAATTGTTTCAAATCAGTAACAAATCTTGATTTATCACTGTTATCACCATGGGGACATTCATTTCTCGATTCATCGCCTTATCCGTCTCTGTTACCTCATCTTCTCCGGCAAGCTTTTCCGCTAGTTACTAATTTGACTATATATTCTCGCAATCCGTCGACGCTTCAGTATCTTGCACCGGAATGGCCGAATCTGAGCCATGTCAAGCTCGTCCGTTGGCATCAGCGGTCGCCGTCGCCGATCGGTTCAGATTTCTTGCCGTTGTTCCAGACGTGTGCGTCTTTGAATTCGCTTGATCTGTCGAATTTCTACTGTTGGACTGAAGATCTGCCACAGGCTTTACAGGCTTATCCGGTTGTTTCGTCTTCGTTGACGAAACTAGATCTGCTTACTTGTTCTTCAGCTGAAGGGTTTAAATCTCATGAATTGTTGGCTATTTCAGTGGCTTGTCCTAATTTGAGACATTTGCTGGCTGGTTGTATGTTTGATCCTAGGTACATTGATTTTGTGGGTGATGATGCTTTACAGGGTGTTGCTACTAATTGTCCTAAGCTAACGCATCTTCATCTTGTGGATACTTCTTCGCTTTCGAATGTCAGGGTGGATCCTGAACATGATGGGTATACTGCTGAAGATGCTAGGATTAGTCCTCTGACACTTGAACAGGTTTTTACTGGACTCCCTTTGCTTGAAGATTGTGTTCTTGATGTTTGTCATAATGTTAGAAACCCTGGGGTTGCATTGGAGGTTTTGAATTCGAAATGCAAGAGATTGAAATCTTTGAAATTAGGACAGTTTCATGAGATCTGTAGAGCTGTGGAGCATAAACTAGATGGGATTGCTTTGTGCCAGGGCTTGGAAACCTTGTGTATAAGGAATTCTGCTGATCTGAATGATTCCGGTATGATGGCGATATCTAGAGGTTGCCAGAAATTAGTCAAGTTTGAAATTACTGGTTGTAAGATGGTGACGGAGACTGGGTTGAGGAATTTAGTTGGTATGCTTCGGAAAACGTTGGTTGATGTCAAGATTTCATCTTGTAAGAATATTGATGCTGCTTGTGCACTATGGGCATTAGAACCAATTCAAGATAAAATTCAGAGGCTTCATATTGACTGTATCTgggaagaagaatctgaagaacaaGTTGTCAATGGTGGTGGTAATCTAGCTGAGGAATGCAGGCGGGGTTATTCATCGACAAAAATGACTTTGGATTGCAATGGAGAAGGAAACAGCAAGACAGAGCTTAAGTACACTAATGGTGAAGAATGCAGTGGGGGTAATTCATCGTTGAAAAGGAGTTTGAATTGCGATGATGGAGGaggaaacaagaagaagaagcttaAGTACACTAATGAGAACTATTGGGAAAGAAGTTGGAGTAGATTGAAGTACCTCTCACTTTGGATTGCTGTTGGAGATCTGTTGACTCCACTCATTTCTGCAGGCCTCGAAGATTGCCCTAGTTTGGAAGAGATCGTTATAAGAGTCGAAGGAGATTGTAGAAGACGAGGGAGACCAAAAGAAGCAGCATTCGGGTTGGCTTCCCTTGCGCAATTTCCGCAGCTGGTGAAAATGAAGTTAGACTGTGGAGATACAATTGGGTATGCACTAACAGCTCCAACGGGACAAATGGATTTGAGTTTATGGGAAAGATTTTACCTGAATGGAATCAGCTACTTGAATTTGAACGAACTGGATTACTGGCCACCACAGGATAGAGATGTCAATCAGAGAAGTCTTTCGCTTCCTGCAGCTGGATTGTTACAAGAGTGTGCAACTATAAGGAAGCTTTTCATTCATGGAACTGCTCATGAacattggttgagttttcttcttagAATTGCAAATCTCAGAGATGTGCAGTTGAGAGAAGATTACTATCCGGCACCAGAAGATGATATGAGTACAGAAATGAGAGTCCATTCATGTAGCCGGTTTGAAGATGCATTGAACGCCCGCAGGATCCTCGACTAA